A genomic region of Bubalus kerabau isolate K-KA32 ecotype Philippines breed swamp buffalo chromosome 10, PCC_UOA_SB_1v2, whole genome shotgun sequence contains the following coding sequences:
- the GTF2A2 gene encoding transcription initiation factor IIA subunit 2: MAYQLYRNTTLGNSLQESLDELIQSQQITPQLALQVLLQFDKAINAALAQRVRNRVNFRGSLNTYRFCDNVWTFVLNDVEFREVTELIKVDKVKIVACDGKNTGSNTTE; the protein is encoded by the exons ATGGCATATCAGTTGTACAGAAATACCACATTGGGAAACAGTCTTCAGGAGAGCCTCGATGAGCTTATACAG TCTCAACAGATTACCCCCCAACTTGCCCTTCAAGTTCTACTTCAGTTTGATAAGGCTATAAACGCAGCGCTGGCACAGAGGGTCAGGAACCGCGTCAACTTCAGG ggCTCTCTAAATACATACAGATTCTGCGATAACGTGTGGACTTTTGTATTGAATGATGTTGAATTCAGAGAGGTGACAGAACTTATTAAAGTGGATAAAGTGAAAATTGTAGCCTGTGATGGTAAAA ATACTGGCTCGAATACTACAGaatga